TTGAAGCTTACCTGAAGATTCTTTTTCCTGTGGAAAACAATAGTTTTTGCTTTGACCTTCCTGTCTTTAATGTCAACTTTGTTTCCACATAAAACAATGGGGATGCCTTCACATACGCGCACCAAGTCTCTGTGCCAGTTGGGGACGTTTTTGTAAGTGACGCGAGACGTTACGTCGAACATAATTATGGCACATTGTCCTTGAATGTAGTAACCGTCTCGAAGACCACCGAACTTCTCTTGGCCGGCTGTATCCCATACATTGAATCTAATAGGGCCGCGGTTCGTATGAAAAACAAGAGGGTGCACTTCGACTCCGAGCGTTGCGACGTATCGCTTCTCGAACTCTCCAGTCAAATGTCGTTTGACGAATGTTGTTTTGCCAGTGCCGCCGTCGCCAACCAGCACGCATTTGAATGTGGGCATATCATCAGCcattttgattaatttattaacTTCCTAGTCCTGAAAACAGCAAAAACTTAGCATGAGTTGGATAAGAAGAATCATACGACTACACAATGGCCAACCAAGCTTGCACCACTATTAATTACTTACGCACTGTTTCGTTATTAAACAGTAGCTATTACAAAACAGACTTTAAATAGTTTAGAGTATTGAGTTTCAGTTAGAATTGATTTCACGTTATAtcttccaaatttaaaattgtttCAAGTTTTCCATCAAATGGCGCTCAACTATCCGCACAGGAATTTAGCCTAATGGTACCGAACACTTGAACAAATTACACATAAACTACATAACATGGgacacaaataaatatcaaaataaaaagcTTGGCACTAACtgattataaataagtaaaatataaacacaATTTACCGAGATTGTTTAAGAAAACTGCGATTTAACTTAACACTGGCAAAAGTCGTTACGGCTCACAATGGCGTCACTGAACTAGACGGAAGAATACTTTGACACCGACAGGCGCAGTGACATTTGTAGTCATATGCAGGTCCCTTAAAATAGTGCAACAGTAAAAGAATATTAGTAAATGCCAAGGAAAATATCCTGATCTGCCTatgaataaaaactaaatttattgtAGTAAATAATCTTAGCGTTTAATATTTGATTgcaagaaaaatattaataggTGTTTTGCCTGATACATCACTTCCCTTCCGTGACGTCAGAAATTTAGCGCCATCATTGTGCATACAGTCTAACTCCAACTTATGGAAAAAAATACGTAGTAAATGATAACCCGTACATTttgtaatacataattatatatgatGGTTACTATACAGAGATTagtaatatagttggtcaagcaaatcttgtcagtagaaaaaggcggcaaattaaaaaaatgtaggcgcgaagggttaccgtcccatagaaaatttgaatttcgcgcctttttctactgaccagatttgcttgaccaactatatgttgTAGTGTGAACAAATCACTTAAAGCCTCAATCTacgagcgcttttttaacgcgtttgaatgacacaaatggaaacgtgtatagttggtcaaaccaaattgtcagcgaataagaacaaaaaaatttatACTCATccatttcttttgggtgctagtactagtgtaagacaaagatagtatgattctctctgtctatgtttgaaatgagacagtcctttgacaaactatatttattcacacaatggcggtagcgctttttatcaaacgttgttggattttcaactttaaaccttggtctttaaatcgaatttaacgcacgttgaaaaagcgctcgctCGCTCGTGTGTAGGGTCACTAAGACCTCATACGCACGAGCACTTTTTCATCGCgtgttaaaaaagcgtttgaatgataCGCCAAAGCAGCGCCCTTACCGCGGATTGTGCGGGCGGAAGTGAGGACTTgacacaagggcctgacactctttaatagagaaagatagtcttacaaaactaaacatgtttagtgaataaaaacaaaaaataaaatgtattattgagttttaattttaagaaatcacaaatcgcaatcacattattcacaccaagTAATGAACACCACATTCAATCTTTACaacatttgtttaatttttttttggaattagaagtacgaataaaattcgaggtcaaaattacccataaaattatgatattttcatctggtatccctaacatgattgttatgcagcatagacctagcattacatagatgcggcctaccgcgtgcgcccgtaagggatagacataga
This genomic stretch from Cydia strobilella chromosome 6, ilCydStro3.1, whole genome shotgun sequence harbors:
- the LOC134742036 gene encoding GTP-binding nuclear protein Ran, with amino-acid sequence MADDMPTFKCVLVGDGGTGKTTFVKRHLTGEFEKRYVATLGVEVHPLVFHTNRGPIRFNVWDTAGQEKFGGLRDGYYIQGQCAIIMFDVTSRVTYKNVPNWHRDLVRVCEGIPIVLCGNKVDIKDRKVKAKTIVFHRKKNLQYYDISAKSNYNFEKPFLWLARKLIGDGNLEFVAMPALVPPEVTMDPQWQNQIEKDLKEAQDTALPDEDEDL